Part of the Streptomyces europaeiscabiei genome is shown below.
GGCGGAGGCCCATCTGCGGCGACTGGTGAAGCTGGGGCGGGCGGAGGCGGTGACGGGGAGCGATCCGGTGACGTATGTGGCGGTGTGAGGGGCGTTCGCGGGGGCCGGCGTCCCAGGGCGGCGGGGACATCGGGGGCCGTGGCGTGGGCGGTGCGCAGGCACCCGCCTCGCCGGGCCCTGAGGCCGTCCGCGCCTTGAGGCCGTCCGTACCTTGAGGCCCGCGCCTTGAGGCCGTCCGCGCCTTTATGCCGTCCGCGCCCAGGCCGCTGTGCCCAGGCCGTCGTGCCGCCCCCGAGGACGGCGTGTCCTCACTACGCCGTCGCCGGAACCGCGAGGGAGCGGATCAACTTCTCCGCGGCTACCACGAGTTCCACTTCACGCGCGGTCATCGTCGGGTTGGCCGCGCGGCGCCGTCCCGCCTCGATGAGTCCCTCTTCCGTCAGGGCGGAGGGGCCGTCGGACTGGTGGGCGAGGAGGGAGACGAGCATGGTGCGGGCCATCTCCGTACGGAAGTCGGCGGTGTCGACGGCGACTTGGGCGAGGATCATCGCGGAGATACCCCAGTCGAGACCGGGCGGCCCCTCCTCGGCGTTGCTCCAGTCGATGACCTGGGGGCCGTGGGTCGTGAGGATGACGTTCTCGGGGTGCAGGTCCAGGTGAAGGACGCGGGGTGTGGGCGCTGCGGACGACGCCCGGCGAGTGGGGGGCGACGCGGCGGCGGTGGGGCTGAGGGAGTGGCCGGGCGGGTGGTCGCAGGGCGGGGAGACGTCTTGGCTGCCGGGCAGGGAGATGTCTTGGTCGCGGGGTGGGGAGACGTCCTGGCTGCGGGGCACGGAGATGTCTTGGCCACGGGGCGTGCATATCGCTTGGTTGCGAGGCGGGAGAGCGTGCAGGGCGTGCAGGAGGCGTGCCAGGGTGGCGCCGACCTGCGCCGGGTCGAGCAGGCCGGTGGCGACCGCCTCCAGCATCGTCGGGCCGGACAGCCGCTCCAGCACCATCTCCGCACGGGTCGCCGAGCGCACGCGCGGGACGGGATACCCGTGGGCCCGTACGTGCTCGGGCGACCCCGGCAAGGGCGCGGCAAGTCGGACTGCCCTGTACGCAATCGTGACCGGCTCGCGTCACCGGCGGCCCGTCGGTGTACGGCACCGGGCAGCAGTCGCCAGACCGAGGGCCCAGAGCCACCAGGCGTTCTGGTTGTCCTTCAGCCATCGCACCGCCCGCCCGGCCTCGGCGTCCCGCCCGCCGACCGCGGCGAGCGCCTGTACCGCGGCGGTCGTGCTGTTGGTGACGATCGCCCTCATGGGCCGCAACGGCGCCGGCAAGTCCACACTCCTCTCCGCGCTGGTCGGACTGGTGGAACCGGCGGCCGGTTCGGTGCGCGTGGGCGGGCTGACGCCACACCGCACGGCGCCGAAGGATCTCGTACGCCGAGTCGGCCTCGTACCACAGGAGCCCCGCGACCTCCTGTACACCGACACCGTCGCGGCGGAGTGCGCGGCGGCCGACCGGGACGCGGGGGCGGAGCCGGGCACGTGCCGGGGGCTCGCCTCCGGACTGCTGCCCGGGATCGGGGACGACACGCACCCCCCGCGACCTGCCGGAGGGGCAGCGGCTGGCCCTCGCGCTCGCGGTCGTCCTCACGGCCCGCCCGCCGCTGCTCCTCCTCGACGAACCGACCCGGGGCCTCGACTACCGATGTTCTTCCTCATGGTGCTCAGCGGACGCGTCCTCGGCCCCGGCTTCGGCTTCACCCTGGGCGCGGTGACGATGTTCTCGTCCGCGCTGCTCACGGGCGGCGTGGGGCCGTGGATGCCGTTCCAGATGCTGTCGATGGGATGGTTCGCGATGGGCGCCGGCCTGCTGCCGGGCGCGCACCGCCTGCGCGGCCGTACCGAGCTGGTCCTGCTCGCCGCCTACGGCTTCGTCGCCGCCTTCGCCTACGGCACGGTCATGAACCTCTACGGCTGGCCCTTCATCGACACGCTCGCCTCGAACATCGCCTTCGACGAGTCGGCGGCCCCGGCGGCGAACCTCGCCCGTTTCGTGGCGTACTGCCTGGCCACGTCCCTCGGCTGGGACCTGGGCCGTGCGGTGGTCACCGTCGTCCTGCCCCTGACCCTGACCCTCGGCACCCCGGTCCTGAAGGCACTGCGCCGGGCCACCCGCAGGGCCGCCTTCGAGAGCGCGGTCACATTCACCCCGCCCACCCGATGACCTCGGCGTGAGGCCGCACCCACCGTCCGTCACGTGAGCCGTGAACCACCCCATAGGGTCCACGTCACATACGAACCGGGTTCGTAGATCGAAGTGCATGGCATGCACATGACTTCATGCCCTCCGACCTGCGCATTGAGAGCCACGTCACAGAAGGCACCTTCGGCGTACATACGACCACAACTAGCAAAAGGGGTCATTGCGGACGTCCGCTCGGGCTGTTTCTCTGGATGTGTCGCAACGGCGCCGACGAGCCCACCCGGGCCTCGGCGCCGACGTACGCCCCCACCGCACAGCACGTGGTGAAGGCATGCCGCGACGGCCATGTCCCCGAAGAAAAGGATCCCCGTGACCGTCTCCGTTCTCCGCCGCATCGCCTCCCCGAAGAAGGCCCTCGCCGGTGTCACCCTGGCCGCTGCCGCCACCGGTGCCCTGCTCGCCGCCGCGCCCGCCCAGGCCGCGTCGGACGCCTCTCAGGCCCAGGCTGTCGCGAAGAAGATGATCGCGGACTCGGCCCAGTACAAGTGCTTCTCCAACATCGTCGACCACGAGAGCGACTGGAACATCAAGGCGACGAA
Proteins encoded:
- a CDS encoding phosphotransferase, coding for MRSATRAEMVLERLSGPTMLEAVATGLLDPAQVGATLARLLHALHALPPRNQAICTPRGQDISVPRSQDVSPPRDQDISLPGSQDVSPPCDHPPGHSLSPTAAASPPTRRASSAAPTPRVLHLDLHPENVILTTHGPQVIDWSNAEEGPPGLDWGISAMILAQVAVDTADFRTEMARTMLVSLLAHQSDGPSALTEEGLIEAGRRRAANPTMTAREVELVVAAEKLIRSLAVPATA
- a CDS encoding ATP-binding cassette domain-containing protein, producing MGRNGAGKSTLLSALVGLVEPAAGSVRVGGLTPHRTAPKDLVRRVGLVPQEPRDLLYTDTVAAECAAADRDAGAEPGTCRGLASGLLPGIGDDTHPPRPAGGAAAGPRARGRPHGPPAAAPPRRTDPGPRLPMFFLMVLSGRVLGPGFGFTLGAVTMFSSALLTGGVGPWMPFQMLSMGWFAMGAGLLPGAHRLRGRTELVLLAAYGFVAAFAYGTVMNLYGWPFIDTLASNIAFDESAAPAANLARFVAYCLATSLGWDLGRAVVTVVLPLTLTLGTPVLKALRRATRRAAFESAVTFTPPTR
- a CDS encoding aggregation-promoting factor C-terminal-like domain-containing protein; this encodes MSPKKRIPVTVSVLRRIASPKKALAGVTLAAAATGALLAAAPAQAASDASQAQAVAKKMIADSAQYKCFSNIVDHESDWNIKATNSSSGAYGLVQALPGSKMSSAGSDWKTNAATQIKWGVDYMKDRYGSPCGAWNFWQANNWY